The following DNA comes from Candidatus Krumholzibacteriota bacterium.
CGTTCGTCTGCCTCGTTCTCCTGCCCTTCATTTCTATCCGCGCCCGCGCCGGGGACGAACCCGCCGCCCTCCTCTTCGACGAGATCGGCCGCTACGAGCGGCTCGACCGGTGGGAGCGCGAGAACTACGAGGCACTCCGCTTCCTGATGAACGACCAGCAGAAGCGGCAGTACCTGCGGCTCGCGACGCGCGCGGAGCGCGACCGGTGGCTCGCGATCTTCTGGAAGCTGCACGATCCCACCCCCGCCACCGCGAAAAACGAGCGCAGGGTCGAGCACGAGGAGCGCGCCAAGCAGGCCCGGAAGCAATACCCGAGCGCGCGGTTCCCCTTCGTGGACGGCCGGGGCGAGACCCTGATCCGTTTCGGCGAGCCCGACTACATCCACGCGGTCGACGGCAACCTCGTCTCCGTCGAGCAGCGGCTCGACTGGTTCCGGTTCAAGATGCCCGGCGAGGTCTGGTTCTACAACCGGATCGACATCGTCGTGCCCTTCGAGGAGGTCAAGCTCGACGGCGAATGCACGTACCTCATGGAGATCAACACGATCGATCGCAACATGCGGGAGTTCCACGCGCAGTACTCGCCCGGGGGGCTCGGGCTCCTCGCGAGCGAAGGGTGGTTCGCGCTCAACGAGTACCTGAACTACAACCCCGGCAACGTCCTCGATCTCGAGTACACCGACGTCGAGGAGCTGAACAACTTCTACGCCGCCGTCGAGGACGACCGCTTCGTCCACGCCTACGACCTGGACAACGAGCCGATCAGGTTCTACCACGACGTCTGCTGTTTCCGGGGCGGAAGCGGCGTGGTCCGCACGGAGGTGAACGTCGAGATTCCGACGAGCGAGCTGACCTTCCGCGAGGAGGAGTGGGAGCACCGCGCCTCCTTCGAGCTCCTCGTCACCATCCTCGACCGGGAGATGCGCGATGTGGTCTCGGCCCGGAAGACCTCCCGCCTCTCCTTCAAGGAACTCGACCCCGAGGCGCCGGCTCTCATCCCCGCGCAGTTCACCTTCTCGGTGGACCCCGGATACTACCGGATCTGCGTCGAGGCGAGGGACGGCTACTCGCGCGGGCACGGCTGCTACCGTTCGAGCCGGAACATCCGCATGGTGGGGGAGTCGCTCGATATCAGCGACCTTTTGTTCGCGAGCTCGATCGGGCCCGCGGGGGATGGCGACACCTTCGTTCGGGGAACGCTGCGGGTCGTCCCGCATCCGATGCGCGCCTATCGACGGCCGGGCGCCATCGAGGTCTACTACGAGATCTACGGCCTCGACACCGACGACGGGGACGTCGCCTTCTACTCTGTCGAGTACTCGATCACGCCCCTGGAGAAGAGGCGGTCCGGCCTCCGCCTCGTGAACGCCGGCACGGTGATCTCCTCGCGGTTCAGGACGTCGGCCTACGGGCGTACCCAGCGGGAACGGATCGAGATCGACACCGGGGAGCTCTGGGAGGGCGCCTTCCGCCTGAGCGTCGAGGTGACCGACGAGCGGACGAAGGAGACGGTGACCGCGGAAGGCAGATTTTCCGTGGTTGAATGAGGCATTGGATTCAGCATGCCGGGTTTCGAGTTAGCGGCTTCCTGTAAAGTATTTATTACACTATTATATTGTCATATCGCCGATTTGTTTTCGCGAATGCCGCCATCGTGTGCTACCGTGATCGGGATCCGAGGGGCTGCTGACCTACAGACAACATTTCGTTTCTCATCA
Coding sequences within:
- a CDS encoding GWxTD domain-containing protein translates to MRFERLIPFVCLVLLPFISIRARAGDEPAALLFDEIGRYERLDRWERENYEALRFLMNDQQKRQYLRLATRAERDRWLAIFWKLHDPTPATAKNERRVEHEERAKQARKQYPSARFPFVDGRGETLIRFGEPDYIHAVDGNLVSVEQRLDWFRFKMPGEVWFYNRIDIVVPFEEVKLDGECTYLMEINTIDRNMREFHAQYSPGGLGLLASEGWFALNEYLNYNPGNVLDLEYTDVEELNNFYAAVEDDRFVHAYDLDNEPIRFYHDVCCFRGGSGVVRTEVNVEIPTSELTFREEEWEHRASFELLVTILDREMRDVVSARKTSRLSFKELDPEAPALIPAQFTFSVDPGYYRICVEARDGYSRGHGCYRSSRNIRMVGESLDISDLLFASSIGPAGDGDTFVRGTLRVVPHPMRAYRRPGAIEVYYEIYGLDTDDGDVAFYSVEYSITPLEKRRSGLRLVNAGTVISSRFRTSAYGRTQRERIEIDTGELWEGAFRLSVEVTDERTKETVTAEGRFSVVE